The window CGGCTACGCTCAGCTATGCCAACGAGCGCCAATCCTGTGTGCGCATTGGCCCAGCAGATGAAAACCTCATGACCCCGGCATGACGCCCGCCGCAAAGCCCATTGAACTTTGCGGCATCGCGCGAGCCGAACGACGCAGAAAACTGCCCAGAACACGTCAAAAAAATTGCGCAAGCTGTCAGGAAAAGTGCGAGATTGCTAGGGTAGTCTCACGGCATTAGAATGTTCTGCATTCCCGTCACCGACCACGCCCGAGGCGAGCCCGCTTGATCCTTTACGAGTATCCCTTCAACGAGCGAATCCGGACGCTATTGCGCCTCGAAGATCTGTTCGAGCGCTTCACGTTCTTTCTGACTCAGGAAGACGCCAGGGAACATCACGTCGCGTTGACAACGTTGTTCGAAATCTCCGAGGTCGCCGGTCGCGCGGATCTGAAGTCTGATCTGATGAAGGAACTCGAACGCCAGCGTCAAACGCTCGCGCCGTTCCGCGGCAATCCTGGCATCGAGCAGAACGCGCTGGAAGCGGTACTCGGCGAAATCGAACAGACCCTCTCGGGCCTCTCGCAGATGCAGGGCAAAACCGGCCAGCATCTGGCCGACAACGAGTGGCTCGCCAGCATCCGCAGTCGCGCGATCATTCCGGGCGGCACCTGCAAATTCGACCTGCCGTCTTACTACGCGTGGCAACAAATTCATCCGGATCAGCGTCGCCAGGACATCGCCAAATGGGTCACGCCGCTGCTGCCGCTGCGTGACGCAGCTACCATCGTGCTGCGACTCGCGCGCGAATCCGGTCAGGCATCGAAGGTCATGGCCATGCAAGGCAGCTATCAGCAGATGCTGTCGGGTCGTTCGTATCAATTGATGCAGGTGCGCGTGGTACCCGAGTTGCGTGTGATCCCGGAGGCCAGTGCGAACAAGTACATGCTCTGGGTGCGTTTCACGGTGCAGGACGGCGATCTGCGTCCGCGCGCAGTGGATATTGACGTACCGTTCCAGCTCACGCTCTGCAGCCTGTAATGTTCGCCGGGTAAGTCGAACGTCCGTTCGACCCGCGGGGGCACGCCTTTAAAGCGGCGAGAAAAGCCCCTATATTCGTTACTTGTTCCGTTTACGATTGACCGTCTGACCGTATGCCAACTTTCGTCAAATGCCCCACTTGCGGAAAGGACGTCCTCTGGACCTCTGAAAACCGCTTCCGCCCGTTCTGCTCGGACCGTTGCAAGCAGGTCGATCTCGGCGCCTGGGCCGCTGAGAAGTACAAGATCGGCGGCACCGACCAGGATGCTGTATCAGATGAATCGCCCGGCGGGGACGCCAGCTCACATTGAGCCCGGCCGGCAAGAGCCGGCCACCGCCAGCGCACAAAAAAACGCCACGACTTTCAGGTCGTGGCGTTTTTTTACGAGCGCCGGCTTTCGCGAGCGTTTTCCCTGCTGACTAGCTGGAGCTCTTCTCCGCCGCGAGCCATTCCAGCACCGGAATGGTCGCCGGCAACAACGGCGCGACGTCCGCCGGCAGCGTTTGCCAGACAAAAGCCTGACCTTCGCGGCCGTGCGGCTCGCCGGCCCACTGCGTCACCTTGCAGAAAAACAGCCGCACGTAAGCATGCGGGTAGTCGTGTTCCAGCGTATGCCACAGGTGGCACGCCTTCACGTCGATCCCCAGTTCCTCATGCAACTCGCGCGCGAGCGCGGCCTCGACCGATTCGCCCGCTTCCAGCTTGCCGCCCGGAAACTCCCAGTAGCCTTCGTACGGTTTGCCGACCGGGCGCTGCGCCAGCAGATAGCGCCCATCCGGCTGAATCAGCACGCCAACGGCAACTTCCGTCACCTTGCGGCCGGCGGCGTTCGTGCCAGCGTCGCTCATGCCGGGTTCTTCCGGCCGGACCAGTCGCGCGCGAACTGCCACGCCACCCGCCCCGAGCGCGAGCCGCGTTCGAGCGCCCACACCAACGCATCGCCGCGCGCCGCCTCGACTTCGGCGTCGTCGCAACCGAAGTGCCGCAGCCAGTGGCCGATGATCGACAGGTAGTCGTCCTGTTTGAACGGATAGAAGCTGACCCACAGCCCGAAACGCTCGGACAGCGAGATCTTTTCTTCGACCAGTTCGCCAGGGTGAATCTCGCCGTCGGACGTGTGCTTGTACGTCTCGTTGTCGCTCATGTATTCGGGCAACAGATGGCGGCGGTTCGACGTCGCGTAAATCAGCACGTTGTCCGACTGCGCGGCGATCGAGCCGTCGAGCGCGACCTTCAGCGCCTTGTAGCCCGACTCGCCGTCTTCGAACGACAGGTCGTCGCAAAACACCACGAAGCGCTCCGGCCGCAGCGCGATCAGGTCGACGATATCGCCGAGATCGTGCAGGTCGTCTTTGTCCACTTCGATCAGACGCAGGCCGTCTTTCGCATAGGCGTTCAGGCAGGCCTTGATCAGCGACGACTTGCCGGTGCCGCGCGCGCCGGTCAGCAGCACGTTGTTGGCCGGCTGCTTATGCACGAATTGACGCGTGTTCTGCTCGATCAAACCTTTTTGGCGTTCGATGTTTTGCAGGTCGTCGAGCGTGATCGCCGAAATGGCCGGCACGGGCTGCAGGTAACCGCGCCCCTGGCGCTTGCGCCAGCGGAACGCCACCGCGGCCGACCAGTCGATGTCGGGTGCAGCGGGCGGAAGCATCGCTTCCAGGCGGCCGAGTACGGCTTCGGCGCGGGTCAGAAACTGTTCGAGTTTGTCCATGGCTGTGAAGTTAGCGGCCGCGAAGCCGCATCATTAACTTGATTGAACCTGGTTACGAACGATAGTCGGCATTGATGCTCACGTAGTCGTGCGACAGATCGCAAGTCCAGATCGTGGCTTGCGCATTGCCGCGGCCGAGTACGACACGAATGCCGATCTCGCTCTTTTTCATGACGCGCTGGCCGTCTTCTTCACGGTAGGCCGGATTGCGGCCACCGGCAGTCGCGACGAGCACGTCGTCCAGATACAGATCGATCTTGCCGACGTCGAGATCATCCACGCCGGCATAACCGATGGCGGCCAGAATGCGGCCGAGGTTCGGGTCCGATGCGTAGAAGGCCGTCTTCACGAGCGGCGAGTGGCCGATCGCATACGCGATCTGGCGGCATTCGCCGACGCTCGAGCCGCCTTCAACCTGCACGGTCATGAATTTGGTCGCGCCTTCGCCGTCGCGCACGATCAGTTGCGCGAGGGTCTGGGCGACCTCGGTCACCGCGTCGCGCAGCGCTGCGTAAGCGGGCGAGTCGGTGGAGGTGATCGCCGGCAGGCTCGATTGGCCCGACGCGATCAGGATGAACGAATCGTTGGTCGACGTATCGCCGTCGATCGTGATGCAGTTGAACGAGCGGTCCGCCACGTGCCTGACCAGCGCGTCGAGCACGGGTTGGGCGACGGCGGCGTCGAACGCGAGGAAACCGAGCATGGTCGCCATGTTCGGCTTGATCATGCCGGCACCCTTGCTGATGCCGGTGAGCGTGACCGTGTGGCCGTCGATCGTGACTTGGCGCGAAGTGGCCTTGGGCAGCGTGTCCGTAGTCATGATCGCCTGCGCGGCGTCGAACCAGTGCGCTTCCTTGCGGTTCGCGAGCGCCGCCGGCAGGCCGGCCTTCAGACGATCGACCGGCAGCGGTTCCAGAATCACGCCCGTCGAAAACGGCAGCACCTGCTCCGGCGAAATGTCCGCCAGACGCGCGAGTTCCGCGCAGGTTTCGCGCGCCGCCACCATACCCGGCTCGCCGGTGCCCGCGTTGGCGTTGCCGGTGTTGATCACCAGCGCGCGGATCGGCTTGCCGCCGGCGCGCACACGCTCCAGATTCTCACGGCACACCGTGACAGGGGCCGCGCAAAAGCGGTTCTGCGTGAACACGCCGCCGACCGTGGCACCTTCGCCCACGGAAATGACGAGCACGTCCTTGCGGTTCGGCTTGCGGATATTCGCCTCCGCCCAGCCCAGCGTGACGCCGGCGATGGGATGGAGTTGAGCGGGATCGATCGAGGGGAAATTGACAGCCATGGTCGCGACCTGTCGAAGAAAATGCCGGCAGGCGCCGGCATCGGGGATAGCAAACTGATGGCTCGGGCAGAGGGCCGAACCACCGCGGAATCGACTAAAACGCGCTACTGAAAAGCGCTAGCGAACGCGCTTCTGAAGCTCGCTACAACAATGCGCTGGATGAAGCGCAACCACCAAACGGAGCGACAAAGCGCCCGCATAAAACGACGCGGCGCGCTCAGAAGCGCGCCGCTTTCGGCATCAGGCAATCTTGCCGTGGCACTGCTTGTACTTCTTGCCGCTACCGCAGGGGCACGGATCGTTGCGGCCGACCTTCGGCACCTCGTCCGGGTT is drawn from Burkholderia sp. 9120 and contains these coding sequences:
- the zapD gene encoding cell division protein ZapD; protein product: MILYEYPFNERIRTLLRLEDLFERFTFFLTQEDAREHHVALTTLFEISEVAGRADLKSDLMKELERQRQTLAPFRGNPGIEQNALEAVLGEIEQTLSGLSQMQGKTGQHLADNEWLASIRSRAIIPGGTCKFDLPSYYAWQQIHPDQRRQDIAKWVTPLLPLRDAATIVLRLARESGQASKVMAMQGSYQQMLSGRSYQLMQVRVVPELRVIPEASANKYMLWVRFTVQDGDLRPRAVDIDVPFQLTLCSL
- a CDS encoding DNA gyrase inhibitor YacG, translating into MPTFVKCPTCGKDVLWTSENRFRPFCSDRCKQVDLGAWAAEKYKIGGTDQDAVSDESPGGDASSH
- a CDS encoding NUDIX domain-containing protein, producing MSDAGTNAAGRKVTEVAVGVLIQPDGRYLLAQRPVGKPYEGYWEFPGGKLEAGESVEAALARELHEELGIDVKACHLWHTLEHDYPHAYVRLFFCKVTQWAGEPHGREGQAFVWQTLPADVAPLLPATIPVLEWLAAEKSSS
- a CDS encoding ATP-binding protein, which gives rise to MDKLEQFLTRAEAVLGRLEAMLPPAAPDIDWSAAVAFRWRKRQGRGYLQPVPAISAITLDDLQNIERQKGLIEQNTRQFVHKQPANNVLLTGARGTGKSSLIKACLNAYAKDGLRLIEVDKDDLHDLGDIVDLIALRPERFVVFCDDLSFEDGESGYKALKVALDGSIAAQSDNVLIYATSNRRHLLPEYMSDNETYKHTSDGEIHPGELVEEKISLSERFGLWVSFYPFKQDDYLSIIGHWLRHFGCDDAEVEAARGDALVWALERGSRSGRVAWQFARDWSGRKNPA
- the argJ gene encoding bifunctional glutamate N-acetyltransferase/amino-acid acetyltransferase ArgJ — its product is MAVNFPSIDPAQLHPIAGVTLGWAEANIRKPNRKDVLVISVGEGATVGGVFTQNRFCAAPVTVCRENLERVRAGGKPIRALVINTGNANAGTGEPGMVAARETCAELARLADISPEQVLPFSTGVILEPLPVDRLKAGLPAALANRKEAHWFDAAQAIMTTDTLPKATSRQVTIDGHTVTLTGISKGAGMIKPNMATMLGFLAFDAAVAQPVLDALVRHVADRSFNCITIDGDTSTNDSFILIASGQSSLPAITSTDSPAYAALRDAVTEVAQTLAQLIVRDGEGATKFMTVQVEGGSSVGECRQIAYAIGHSPLVKTAFYASDPNLGRILAAIGYAGVDDLDVGKIDLYLDDVLVATAGGRNPAYREEDGQRVMKKSEIGIRVVLGRGNAQATIWTCDLSHDYVSINADYRS